One Malus sylvestris chromosome 14, drMalSylv7.2, whole genome shotgun sequence DNA segment encodes these proteins:
- the LOC126599413 gene encoding uncharacterized protein LOC126599413 isoform X1 — protein sequence MSKRDPAWEHGDPIDGNKHGTICKYCGHVMKSGGVTRLKHHLSGLDLGYNVQRCDSVPPEVKAFITTLLKNKKHQKEKKTYGMENIRAGLRGEGIGQAVNSDDDDDEDECDDEMGPEERRSFKQALHASKQSAWEREHLHKIPNRGQGSGTSGGAQMRRGGSLRESQPTPPIAPSLYNSSKARQKSVWSYFKGGNVKGGMGRLISKFFIYENVPAEKASSHNFKNMVLGCQQAGVGVQPPTPYEVRNKYLEMEHKDIGEYVNKLRSKWETNDCTIMCDGWTGPTRLSIINFMVYSKGKTIFLKSVDASDHIKNYKYIYKLLRDVIMEVGEHNVVQVVTDNGYAFVKAGKKLMKHHNVFWTSCAAHCIDLMFEAMGKRENIANVVKRARTITNYIYNHGWLLAKMCEFCKGEIIRPATTRFATN from the coding sequence atgtctaaacgtgatccagcttgggaacatggagacccaatagacggaaacaaacatggcacaatttgcaaatattgtggtcatgtaatgaagagtggcggagtgacacgacttaagcaccatcttagtggattagatctaGGATataatgtccaacgatgcgatagtgtccccccagaagtgaaggcattcatcaccacattattaaaaaataaaaaacatcagaaggaaaagaaaacatatggaatggaaaatattcgagctgggctacgaggagaagGCATTGGCCAAGCGGTtaacagtgatgatgatgacgatgaggacgaatgtgatgatgaaatgggacctgaagaacggcGCAGTTTCAAACAAGCATTAcatgcctccaaacagtcagcatgggaaagagaacaccttcataaaattcctaatagaggacaaggttccgggacaagtggtggtgcacaaatgagacggggaggcagtcttagagaatcacaaccaacaccaccaatagccccaagtttatataactcatccaaagcacgtcaaaagagtgtttggagttatttcaagggaggtaatgtgaaggggggaatggggcgtctaattagcaagttctttatctatgaaaatgtccctgctgagaaggcatcatcacataatttcaaaaatatggtgttgggatgtcaacaggccggtgttggagtacagcctcccactccctatgaggtaagaaacaaatatttggaaatgGAGCATAAAGACATTGgtgagtatgttaacaagttgaggtcaaagtgggaaactaatgattgcacaatcatgtgtgacggatggactggcccaaccagattgtctatcataaacttcatggtatactccaagggaaagacaatttttttaaagtctgttgatgcttcagaccatataaagaactacaagtatatttacaagttattgagggatgtaatcatggaggtgggagagcataatgttgtccaagtcgtgaccgacaacggttatgcatttgtcaaagctggaaaaaagttaatgaagcatcataatgtgttttggacatcatgtgcagcacattgtattgatctcatgtttgaggcaatggggaagagagagaatattgCTAATGTtgtaaaaagagctagaacgatcacaaattatatttacaaccacggttggttgttggcaaagatgtgtgaattttgcaaaggagaaattattcgtccagctaccactcgattcgccaccaactaa
- the LOC126599413 gene encoding uncharacterized protein LOC126599413 isoform X2: MVESIVFDHAFWTQSEYVCQVFEPLYKVLRIVDIEVYPTMRAIYELMRVVKEELERKPGARWVIKIIDDRWYKTLYHDLHAAAYYLNPRYQYRPGVGDDGALIRAVHNVYSKLDPASPEVGQFGNELTWFKDARRTFGEPTSIAARTTMSPTEWWIMYGTDAPTVRKLAIKVLSQTASSSACERNWSTFALKHTKQRNRLARSRLEKLVYCYYNMKLQIRDKEAEIDHVDRGDPLVCLILLVKMMIQRVTNFINGLDLFI, from the exons atggtggaaagtatagtgtttgatcatgctttttggactcaatcagaatatgtgtgccaagtgtttgaacctctttacaaagttttacggattgTTGACatagaagtgtatcctactatgagggcaatatatgagttgatgcgtgtagtgaaggaggaattggaaagaaaacctggtgcaaggtgggtcataaagataattgatgaccgatggtataaaacattataccacgatttgcatgcagcag catattatttgaatcctcgataccaatacagacccggtgttggagatgatggtgcccttatacgtgctgtacataatgtatactctaaattggaccctgcatcaccagaagttggccaatttggaaatgag ctaacatggtttaaagatgcaagaagaacttttggagaaccaacatcaattgctgctcgaacaacaatgtctccta ctgaatggtggatcatgtatgggaccgatgcaccaactgtgagaaagttagcaatcaaagtattatcacaaacagcttcctcatctgcttgtgaaagaaattggagcacatttgcactcaaacacacaaagcaaagaaataggttggctcgtagtaggttggaaaaattagtttattgctactacaacatgaagcttcaaattcgagataaggaagcagaaatagatcatgtcgaccgtggtgacccactagtgtgtttgatattgttggtgaagatgatgatacagagggtaaccaactttatcaatggattagacctcttcatttag
- the LOC126599008 gene encoding pentatricopeptide repeat-containing protein DOT4, chloroplastic-like, with amino-acid sequence FKISSRFHVFQRFEFSSLHSKLALLLRTHHLKSHYHHTAPSLSSSSSSSSSSVLLHSCPNLQTLKQVHARILVSTGIQPSSHFSKLFTLYARFDDLDSAVSVFGSIREPNTMLWNLMMKSHVECGLVDSALLLYKKMRELGVSHDCFTFPIVNRVVVLLGGEVGYAGMVHCVAIQMGFGMDMYFGNTMIDLYVKCGAIDHARKLFDEMCQRDLVSWTSMISGYVSEGNVPSGLSLFNEMRLELEPNSVTMLIMLQGCCGTESAICGSQFHGYVIKNGLLYDASVQNSILRMYAKLGTINEVEGFFSELDRRDVVSWNICISIFSSRGDVAKVRELFNDMQGKVAPGVETLTLVISALTKHGILSQGESLHCLAIKRGLCDHVLQTSLLDLYAKCGELGISDRLFREIPHRNSITWGAMMFGFIQNGWFSEAVGLFREMQALGPEPWAEILRSLVDAFANLGALKLGKQIHGYIIRKSLYEDEESYTHLETSIINMYIRCGSLSAARVCFDRMLVKDIVTWTSMIEGCGSHGLGFEALKLFDLMIREGVRPNSVTFISLLSACSHSGLVTEGCDAFCSMKWKFGIEPDLDHYTSIVDLLGRSGKLKEALAVIMKMMTFPDSRIWGALLSGCRIYSLRDVGEYAAQRLLELEPDNAGYYTLLSNTQASVGQWDGVEETRRVMSEMDLKKMPGWSWIEAEGRIYGFVSGDRSHHQVEEIYEILECLSRMQ; translated from the coding sequence TTCAAGATTTCTTCCCGTTTCCATGTTTTCCAACGTTTCGAGTTCTCGTCTCTCCACTCCAAGCTTGCTCTGCTACTTCGAACCCATCACTTGAAATCCCACTACCACCACACCGCcccctctctttcttcttcttcttcttcttcgtcaaGCTCGGTGCTGCTGCATTCATGTCCGAACCTCCAGACCCTGAAACAGGTCCACGCTCGTATCCTGGTCTCAACTGGGATCCAGCCCTCTTCCCATTTTTCAAAGTTATTCACTCTGTACGCTCGTTTCGATGACCTCGACAGCGccgtttcggttttcggttcgaTTAGAGAACCAAATACCATGTTGTGGAATTTAATGATGAAGTCCCATGTTGAATGTGGTCTTGTTGATTCGGCTCTGTTGCTGTACAAGAAGATGCGTGAGTTGGGTGTTTCGCATGATTGCTTTACGTTCCCGATTGTAAACAGGGTGGTTGTGTTGCTTGGGGGTGAAGTTGGGTATGCAGGAATGGTTCACTGTGTGGCAATTCAAATGGGTTTTGGAATGGATATGTATTTTGGTAATACAATGATTGATTTGTATGTGAAATGCGGAGCAATTGATCATGCTCGTAagttgtttgatgaaatgtgtCAAAGAGATTTGGTTTCATGGACATCGATGATTTCCGGGTATGTTTCGGAGGGGAATGTTCCCAGTGGGTTGAGCTTGTTCAATGAAATGAGGTTGGAGTTGGAACCGAATTCCGTTACTATGTTGATCATGTTGCAAGGATGTTGTGGCACTGAAAGTGCAATATGTGGAAGTCAATTTCATGGTTATGTGATTAAGAATGGTTTGCTGTATGATGCATCTGTGCAGAACTCAATCTTGAGAATGTATGCTAAATTAGGTACAATCAACGAAGTTGAAGGCTTTTTCAGCGAGCTTGATAGAAGGGATGTCGTCTCCTGGAATATCTGCATTTCCATTTTTTCTTCCAGAGGGGATGTTGCGAAAGTAAGAGAGTTGTTCAATGATATGCAGGGCAAAGTGGCGCCGGGCGTTGAGACATTAACTTTGGTTATATCAGCATTGACCAAACATGGGATTCTTTCCCAAGGTGAAAGCTTGCATTGTTTGGCGATAAAACGTGGGCTTTGTGATCATGTTTTGCAGACATCTTTGTTAGACCTCTATGCCAAGTGTGGAGAATTAGGAATCTCAGATAGGCTGTTCAGAGAAATCCCTCACAGGAACAGCATTACTTGGGGTGCAATGATGTTTGGCTTCATTCAAAATGGTTGGTTTAGTGAAGCTGTTGGACTCTTTCGCGAAATGCAAGCTTTGGGTCCGGAACCATGGGCTGAGATACTAAGAAGCCTCGTTGATGCATTTGCAAACCTAGGTGCTTTGAAGTTGGGAAAACAAATTCATGGCTACATCATAAGGAAATCATTGTATGAAGACGAGGAAAGCTATACTCATCTCGAAACCTCCATAATAAACATGTACATAAGATGTGGTAGTCTATCTGCAGCTAGAGTGTGTTTTGATAGAATGTTGGTCAAAGATATAGTGACTTGGACATCAATGATTGAGGGCTGTGGAAGCCACGGACTTGGTTTTGAAGCCTTGAAACTATTTGACCTGATGATTAGAGAAGGAGTAAGACCAAATAGTGTCACCTTCATAAGCTTGTTATCTGCTTGTAGCCATTCTGGTCTTGTTACTGAAGGTTGTGATGCTTTTTGTTCCATGAAATGGAAGTTTGGTATTGAACCTGATTTAGACCATTACACTAGCATTGTCGATCTCTTGGGTCGATCTGGGAAGCTTAAAGAGGCCTTAGCTGTCATTATGAAAATGATGACTTTTCCGGATAGTAGGATTTGGGGTGCTCTTCTTTCAGGATGTAGAATTTACAGTCTCAGAGATGTTGGGGAGTATGCTGCTCAGAGGCTCTTGGAACTAGAACCTGATAACGCTGGGTACTATACTCTGTTGAGTAACACACAAGCTAGTGTGGGACAGTGGGATGGAGTAGAAGAGACAAGGAGAGTTATGAGCGAGATGGATCTAAAGAAGATGCCAGGGTGGAGCTGGATTGAGGCTGAAGGAAGAATTTATGGGTTTGTTTCAGGAGATAGATCGCACCATCAAGTGGAGGAAATTTATGAAATATTGGAATGTTTAAGCAGGATGCAATAG